A single Micromonospora luteifusca DNA region contains:
- a CDS encoding SDR family oxidoreductase, with amino-acid sequence MPTYAVTGATGRLGRLVIEQLLDTGLPAAEIAAIVRSPEKAADLAARGVEIRKATYDDPSTLPGAVAGVRRLLLISGNTPGQRVAQHTAVIDAAKLAGVERLIYTSILKADTTTNPLAPEHKATEEVLAMSGLAHTVLRNSWYTENYTDQLPQYLKSGTILGATGGSKVSAATRADYAQAAVAALTREEDGNAVYELGGTAFTFDELADAVTEVTGTTVVHQDLSAAELASALQGVGLDAGTAGFVAALDHSIAIGELVTDSDDLSRLIGRPSTPLRDAIRAAQA; translated from the coding sequence ATGCCCACCTATGCCGTCACCGGCGCCACCGGTCGGCTCGGCCGCCTGGTGATCGAGCAGTTGCTCGACACCGGCCTACCCGCCGCCGAGATCGCCGCCATCGTCCGCAGCCCGGAGAAGGCCGCCGACCTGGCCGCGCGCGGGGTCGAGATCCGCAAGGCCACCTACGACGACCCGTCGACGCTGCCCGGCGCCGTGGCCGGCGTACGCCGCCTGCTGCTCATCTCCGGTAACACTCCCGGCCAGCGCGTCGCGCAGCACACCGCGGTCATCGACGCGGCCAAGCTCGCCGGGGTCGAGCGCCTGATCTACACCAGCATCCTGAAGGCCGACACCACCACGAACCCGCTCGCCCCGGAGCACAAGGCCACCGAGGAGGTCCTTGCCATGTCGGGGTTGGCCCACACCGTGCTGCGCAACAGCTGGTACACCGAGAACTACACCGACCAGCTGCCGCAGTACCTGAAGTCCGGCACGATCCTCGGTGCCACCGGTGGCAGCAAGGTCTCCGCGGCGACCCGGGCCGACTACGCGCAGGCCGCCGTGGCGGCGCTGACCCGCGAGGAGGACGGCAACGCCGTCTACGAGCTGGGCGGCACCGCGTTCACCTTCGACGAGTTGGCCGATGCGGTCACGGAGGTCACCGGCACCACGGTCGTGCACCAGGACCTGTCGGCCGCCGAGCTGGCCTCGGCCCTGCAGGGCGTCGGGCTCGACGCGGGCACCGCCGGATTCGTCGCCGCGCTCGACCACTCGATCGCCATCGGTGAGCTGGTGACCGACAGTGACGACCTCAGCCGGCTGATCGGCCGGCCGAGCACCCCGCTGCGCGATGCCATCCGGGCCGCGCAGGCCTGA
- a CDS encoding winged helix-turn-helix transcriptional regulator, whose protein sequence is MSDNPSQHPAGPTQELVSDVFARGCTSRAAFEDVTSKWASLALLALGESRYRFNALRRRIDGISERMLSQTLQTLERDGMLTREVLTAIPPRVEYSLTPLGARVAEQLRGLADLLEASVPELQTARDTHERDRA, encoded by the coding sequence GTGAGCGACAATCCGTCCCAGCACCCGGCGGGGCCTACCCAGGAACTCGTCAGCGATGTCTTCGCGCGGGGCTGCACCTCCCGTGCCGCCTTCGAGGACGTCACCTCGAAATGGGCCTCGCTCGCCCTGCTGGCGCTCGGTGAGAGCCGCTACCGGTTCAACGCGCTGCGTCGTCGCATCGACGGCATCAGCGAGCGAATGCTCTCCCAGACCCTGCAGACCCTCGAACGCGACGGCATGCTCACCCGCGAGGTGCTCACCGCGATCCCACCGCGCGTCGAATACTCGCTGACCCCTCTCGGCGCCCGGGTCGCCGAGCAGTTGCGCGGCCTCGCCGACCTGCTGGAAGCCTCGGTGCCCGAGTTGCAGACCGCCCGCGACACCCATGAGCGCGACCGCGCCTAG
- a CDS encoding phosphotransferase family protein, whose product MTRAFLRPDDVRDLVAEQLGSARRLTALDRLTGGSKKGVYRLRLDDQTSVVLYVWAAGENYWPPSPTVPDDPFTDASGAELFAINHEALTAAGVRIPRLLMLDRDGRYLHFDIALVEDVGELTLEVLLGRDPAAAATVLSALGDALRSMHTTLGPHYGKLATIIRGDASPTRCAEDIIADRALGHLDAVATGDVRLADAHDRIAAHVRHLRSAVTARQTYGLIHGELGPDHVLVTRANEPAMIDIEGLTYFDVEWEHAWLQMRFGDAYPALRPVDLDPHRLELYRYAQVLSLIEGPLRIAATDFPNRQWMLDLAERNIAKALAPL is encoded by the coding sequence GTGACACGGGCGTTCCTGCGGCCGGACGATGTGCGTGACCTGGTGGCGGAGCAGCTGGGCAGCGCCCGGAGACTTACTGCTCTGGACCGGCTGACCGGCGGCAGCAAGAAGGGTGTCTACCGACTTCGGCTCGACGACCAGACGAGCGTGGTCCTCTACGTGTGGGCAGCCGGCGAGAACTACTGGCCACCGTCGCCGACCGTCCCGGACGACCCGTTCACCGACGCGTCGGGCGCGGAACTGTTCGCCATCAACCATGAGGCCCTCACCGCCGCGGGCGTGCGGATCCCGCGGCTGCTCATGCTCGACCGCGACGGCCGCTATCTCCACTTCGACATCGCGTTGGTCGAGGACGTCGGTGAACTGACGCTCGAAGTGCTGCTGGGCCGCGACCCGGCCGCAGCCGCCACTGTTCTGTCCGCGCTCGGTGACGCCCTGCGCAGCATGCACACCACACTCGGCCCGCACTACGGCAAGCTCGCGACCATCATCCGCGGAGACGCATCCCCGACTCGATGCGCGGAGGACATCATCGCGGACCGGGCGCTCGGTCATCTCGACGCGGTGGCGACCGGCGACGTTCGGCTCGCGGACGCACACGACCGGATCGCCGCCCACGTGCGTCACCTCCGAAGCGCGGTGACCGCACGACAGACGTACGGGCTGATACACGGCGAACTGGGGCCAGACCACGTACTCGTCACGCGCGCCAACGAACCCGCCATGATCGACATCGAGGGTCTGACGTACTTCGACGTCGAGTGGGAGCACGCCTGGCTCCAGATGCGCTTCGGCGACGCGTACCCGGCACTGCGCCCCGTCGACCTCGACCCTCACCGGCTCGAGCTCTACCGGTACGCGCAGGTGTTGTCCCTGATCGAGGGCCCACTGCGTATCGCTGCCACGGACTTCCCCAACCGGCAGTGGATGCTGGACCTCGCCGAACGGAACATCGCCAAAGCGCTCGCCCCGCTCTGA
- a CDS encoding Xaa-Pro dipeptidyl-peptidase encodes MTSAPSSVGTRARVASVLVGLLVAALPAAPVAASPGTGSAAAQAESAARHRPVPPHVVGDHTVPAYSYADAIRESVWVQTRADSDGDGVRDRVAVDLVRPREAAAAGVRVPVIMDASPYYLCCGRGNESELKTYDAAGVIAKAPLFYDNYFVPRGYAFLAVDLAGTARSTGCEDVGGPAEVGSATAVIDWLNGRARAFTADGRPVSAAWSTGQVGMIGKSWDGSVANGVAATGVPGLATIVPISAISSWYDYMRYQGVLRSTDYPGFLHSYVNGRDDDACADTLARLRADSAEETGDHNRFWAQRDYRPSADRVRASVFVAHGLNDLNVTTNQFAGWWQELADEGVPRKLWLYQAGHEDPFDVRRAEWVAALHRWFDYWLQGLRNGVMDEPRVDLETAAGVWTTQRDWPAPGTRDVRIALGGGDGVTGTLGGRGARPGQERAYVDESLTEAELVAEPSTATAGRLVFLSGALTTALRISGSPSVRLRIRVDRPTTELTARLVDYGTAERVQYGSSEGVRTLDTESCWGASTDADDACYRDTEEITEVSDHAVLTRGWLDAAHHRSLRLRTPLLPDRWYTVTVPLNAYDAVLPAGHVLGLMLGQSDPEFTETNDRDATVRVDLGRSELILPIAGRAGLPVIDDAPPVRTAPADPSAARTARDTRQVP; translated from the coding sequence ATGACGTCTGCTCCGTCGTCCGTCGGCACCCGCGCGCGGGTCGCCAGCGTCCTGGTCGGCCTGCTGGTGGCGGCGCTACCCGCCGCCCCGGTGGCTGCCTCTCCCGGGACCGGGTCCGCGGCAGCCCAGGCCGAGTCGGCGGCACGCCACCGCCCGGTTCCGCCGCACGTCGTGGGTGACCACACCGTCCCGGCCTACTCCTACGCCGACGCGATAAGGGAGAGCGTCTGGGTCCAGACCCGCGCCGACAGCGACGGCGACGGCGTACGAGACCGGGTGGCCGTGGACCTGGTCCGGCCTCGGGAGGCCGCCGCCGCAGGGGTCCGGGTGCCGGTCATCATGGACGCCTCGCCCTACTACCTCTGCTGTGGCCGGGGCAACGAGAGCGAGCTCAAGACGTACGACGCGGCCGGCGTGATCGCCAAGGCGCCGCTCTTCTACGACAACTACTTCGTCCCGCGCGGGTACGCCTTCCTCGCCGTGGACCTCGCGGGCACCGCCCGCTCGACCGGCTGCGAGGACGTCGGCGGCCCGGCCGAAGTGGGCAGCGCCACGGCGGTGATCGACTGGCTCAACGGGCGGGCTCGCGCCTTCACCGCCGACGGACGGCCGGTGAGCGCTGCCTGGAGCACCGGACAGGTCGGCATGATCGGCAAGTCGTGGGATGGCTCGGTCGCCAACGGGGTCGCCGCCACCGGGGTGCCGGGGTTGGCCACGATCGTGCCGATCTCGGCGATCTCCAGCTGGTACGACTACATGCGTTACCAAGGTGTCCTTCGGTCCACCGACTATCCCGGCTTCCTGCACTCGTACGTCAATGGCCGCGACGACGACGCCTGCGCGGACACGCTGGCCCGGCTCCGCGCGGACAGCGCCGAGGAGACCGGCGACCACAACAGGTTCTGGGCGCAGCGCGACTACCGGCCCTCGGCCGACCGGGTCCGGGCCAGCGTGTTCGTGGCGCACGGCCTCAACGACCTGAACGTCACGACCAACCAGTTCGCCGGCTGGTGGCAGGAGTTGGCCGACGAGGGCGTGCCCCGCAAGCTCTGGCTCTACCAGGCCGGCCACGAGGACCCGTTCGACGTGCGGCGCGCCGAATGGGTGGCCGCGCTGCACCGTTGGTTCGACTACTGGTTGCAGGGTCTGCGCAACGGGGTGATGGACGAGCCGCGGGTCGACCTGGAGACCGCTGCGGGTGTCTGGACGACACAGCGGGACTGGCCGGCCCCCGGCACCCGGGACGTCCGGATCGCCCTCGGCGGCGGCGACGGCGTGACCGGCACCCTCGGTGGTCGCGGCGCGCGGCCGGGCCAGGAACGGGCGTACGTCGACGAGTCACTGACCGAGGCCGAGTTGGTTGCCGAGCCGAGCACGGCGACCGCCGGCCGGTTGGTCTTCCTCTCCGGCGCGCTGACCACCGCGTTGCGGATATCCGGCAGCCCTTCAGTGCGGCTGCGGATCCGGGTGGATCGGCCCACCACCGAGCTGACCGCCCGGCTGGTCGACTACGGCACCGCCGAGCGAGTCCAGTACGGCAGCTCGGAAGGGGTGCGAACGCTGGACACCGAGTCCTGCTGGGGAGCCTCCACGGACGCCGACGATGCCTGCTACCGGGACACCGAGGAGATCACCGAGGTCTCCGACCACGCGGTGCTGACCCGGGGTTGGCTCGACGCCGCACACCACCGCTCGCTGCGCTTGCGCACCCCGCTGCTGCCGGACCGGTGGTACACCGTGACCGTGCCGCTGAACGCCTACGACGCGGTGCTGCCTGCCGGGCACGTGCTCGGCCTGATGCTCGGTCAGAGCGACCCGGAGTTCACCGAGACCAACGACCGGGACGCCACGGTCCGGGTCGACCTGGGCCGCAGTGAGCTGATCCTTCCGATCGCCGGCCGTGCCGGCCTGCCCGTGATCGACGACGCCCCGCCGGTACGCACCGCGCCCGCCGATCCGTCGGCCGCCCGGACGGCCCGCGACACCCGGCAGGTGCCCTGA
- a CDS encoding phosphoesterase, with product MQPEETERAQLSRRKLVKYAGIGATLAAASPLVGASAAWADEDRRPGDDTGDRGNSKNRVWRAGDHHVHSEYSGEFDTTKSPIVFHKGADAVYPIVTNAIMAKNFGLTWAMCTDHGGPTHSKVNIEQAYPDLLRSRKLVPEVLQFWGMEFDAPSLDHHTLMIPRHDDEAKQLFELESRFAKYDAFPTDPARDTEAKMVEFLKVARGMPHKPLVIAHHASRSAPGLGVYGQDTPREFRNGNNAAPDVYIGFEGAPGHQAGPLNGGARGGYGNHPTYGGFDQMTARVGGLWDSLLGEGRRWWITATSDSHVHWTRGGSDFWPGEYSKTYVHARQDYGDIMDGLRNGRIFVTTGDLIRNLDVTAKSQGKTAEVGETITVSRRSRTDVEIEIKFRPLGGVNGNGDRPEVRRVDLIVGQITGPSANLDADTNPTTKVVARFGPRDWRRQGEDYVIRHTLRNVEADTYARVRGTSTDEAEPLADGLESPWDDLWFYSNPVFVHVG from the coding sequence ATGCAACCCGAAGAGACCGAGCGCGCGCAGCTGTCGCGGCGCAAGCTGGTCAAGTACGCGGGCATCGGCGCGACGCTGGCCGCAGCCAGCCCGCTGGTTGGGGCCAGCGCGGCGTGGGCCGACGAGGACCGCCGGCCGGGTGACGACACGGGTGACCGGGGCAACTCCAAGAACCGCGTGTGGCGCGCTGGTGACCACCACGTCCACTCCGAGTACAGCGGCGAGTTCGACACCACGAAGTCGCCGATTGTCTTCCACAAGGGCGCGGACGCGGTCTACCCGATCGTCACCAACGCCATCATGGCGAAGAACTTCGGTCTGACCTGGGCGATGTGCACCGACCACGGTGGACCGACCCACTCGAAGGTGAACATCGAGCAGGCCTACCCCGATCTGCTGCGGTCGCGCAAGCTGGTCCCCGAGGTGCTGCAGTTCTGGGGCATGGAGTTCGACGCGCCCTCGCTGGACCACCACACGCTGATGATCCCGCGGCACGACGACGAGGCGAAGCAGCTCTTCGAGTTGGAGAGCCGGTTCGCCAAGTACGACGCGTTCCCCACCGATCCGGCCCGGGACACCGAGGCCAAGATGGTGGAGTTCCTCAAGGTCGCCCGTGGCATGCCGCACAAGCCGCTGGTGATCGCCCACCACGCGTCCCGCTCGGCGCCCGGCCTCGGCGTCTACGGCCAGGACACTCCGCGCGAGTTCCGCAACGGCAACAACGCGGCGCCGGACGTCTACATCGGCTTCGAGGGTGCCCCCGGCCACCAGGCCGGTCCGCTCAACGGTGGCGCGCGGGGTGGGTACGGCAACCACCCCACCTACGGCGGGTTCGACCAGATGACCGCTCGGGTCGGCGGGTTGTGGGATTCGCTGCTCGGCGAGGGCCGGCGCTGGTGGATCACCGCGACCTCGGACTCGCACGTGCACTGGACCCGCGGTGGCTCCGACTTCTGGCCGGGCGAGTACAGCAAGACGTACGTGCACGCCCGCCAGGACTACGGCGACATCATGGACGGCCTGCGCAACGGTCGGATCTTCGTCACCACCGGTGACCTGATCCGCAACCTCGACGTGACCGCCAAGTCCCAGGGCAAGACCGCCGAGGTGGGCGAGACCATCACCGTCAGCCGGCGTAGCCGCACCGATGTCGAGATCGAGATCAAGTTCCGTCCCCTGGGCGGCGTGAACGGCAACGGTGACCGGCCCGAGGTCCGCCGGGTCGACCTGATCGTCGGCCAGATCACCGGCCCGAGCGCCAACCTGGACGCCGACACCAACCCCACCACCAAGGTGGTTGCCCGGTTCGGCCCGCGTGACTGGCGTCGGCAGGGCGAGGACTACGTCATCCGGCACACCCTGCGCAATGTCGAGGCCGACACCTACGCGCGGGTGCGGGGCACCAGCACCGACGAGGCCGAGCCGCTCGCCGACGGGCTGGAGAGCCCGTGGGACGACCTGTGGTTCTACTCGAACCCGGTGTTCGTACACGTGGGCTGA
- a CDS encoding MarR family winged helix-turn-helix transcriptional regulator gives MTDATRRPDRPDPLDDDLGWMLGIVFRGYVRAAEHALTDFPGGPRGYQVLTAAINGPARNQGAIAEELGIDRTVLTYLIDDLERPGFVARRADPADRRNRLVDVTDVGRASWEQRRLALRRVESHLLGALAPAESATLRALLQRVACSAQAADPLRDLCEVVAQVQPATAPTAPAASRTSAAAVRGGRTATPRGRSRRSSTD, from the coding sequence ATGACGGATGCCACCCGACGGCCGGACCGGCCCGATCCGCTCGACGACGACCTGGGCTGGATGCTCGGGATCGTCTTTCGTGGCTACGTCCGGGCGGCCGAGCACGCGCTCACCGACTTCCCCGGTGGCCCTCGCGGCTACCAGGTGCTCACCGCGGCGATCAACGGGCCGGCCCGAAACCAGGGCGCGATCGCCGAGGAGCTCGGCATCGACCGCACCGTCCTCACGTACCTGATCGACGACCTGGAACGGCCCGGGTTCGTCGCCCGCCGGGCGGACCCGGCCGACCGACGCAACCGGTTGGTCGACGTCACCGACGTCGGCCGCGCCTCCTGGGAGCAACGGCGCCTGGCGCTGCGGCGGGTCGAGTCACACCTGTTGGGGGCGCTCGCGCCAGCCGAGTCGGCGACGCTGCGGGCACTGCTCCAGCGGGTCGCCTGCTCGGCCCAGGCCGCGGACCCACTGCGTGACCTCTGCGAGGTGGTGGCACAGGTGCAGCCGGCAACGGCACCGACGGCGCCCGCTGCGAGCCGGACCAGCGCCGCGGCCGTCCGGGGCGGGCGCACCGCCACCCCGCGAGGCCGCAGCCGGCGCAGCAGCACCGACTGA
- a CDS encoding LLM class flavin-dependent oxidoreductase: MSDYGHDLVFGSFVTPSGGDPGRTVGVAVLAEQVGLDLVTFQDHPYQPAFLDTWTLLSFVAARTSRVHVAANVTNLPLRPPAVLARSVASLDLLSGGRVSLGLGAGAFWEAIEAMGGRRLTPGQGVRALEEAIEVIRQLWDAEARGGVRVDGEFYRVLGAKRGPAPAHAVPIWLGAYKPRMLQLTGRRADGWLPSLGYLQPGDLAKGNAIIDDAAQQAGRAPQDVRRLLNIAGTFSARGRGELNGPAEQWVQELAELALGEGVSTFILASDDPDDLRRFAGEVAPAVRELVTAERDRSAEPERTPEPERTPEPELAPQPTAAPPVRPSRATVTGGAFAVVPTPDDGVRRSDQQVWDESTRPTGPAPDPNRTYTPHEQATGAHLVQIHDGLRGELAQIHDLIEQVAAGEIDAGAARSHINTMTMRQNRWTLGVYCESYCRIVTTHHTIEDQSFFPRLRARDPRLGPVVDRLEQEHHVIHDVLEGVDRALVAYVGSPDGLAELRAAVDLLTDALLSHLSYEERELVEPLARLGIA; the protein is encoded by the coding sequence ATGAGCGACTACGGCCATGACCTGGTCTTCGGATCGTTCGTCACCCCCAGCGGTGGCGATCCGGGCCGCACCGTCGGCGTCGCCGTCCTCGCCGAGCAGGTCGGGCTGGACCTGGTCACCTTCCAGGACCACCCCTACCAGCCAGCCTTCCTCGACACCTGGACGCTGCTGAGCTTCGTCGCGGCCCGGACCAGCCGCGTGCACGTGGCGGCGAACGTGACGAACCTGCCCCTACGCCCGCCGGCGGTGCTCGCCCGCAGCGTCGCCAGCCTGGACCTGCTCAGCGGCGGCCGGGTCAGCCTCGGCCTCGGCGCGGGAGCGTTCTGGGAGGCCATCGAGGCGATGGGCGGCCGACGGTTGACTCCCGGGCAGGGCGTACGAGCACTGGAGGAGGCCATCGAGGTCATCCGGCAGCTCTGGGACGCCGAGGCGCGCGGCGGAGTACGTGTCGACGGCGAGTTCTATCGGGTGCTGGGTGCCAAGCGTGGGCCGGCTCCGGCACACGCGGTGCCGATCTGGCTGGGCGCGTACAAGCCCCGGATGCTCCAGCTCACCGGTCGCCGGGCCGATGGCTGGCTGCCCTCGCTGGGCTACCTTCAGCCCGGTGACCTGGCCAAGGGCAACGCGATCATCGACGACGCCGCGCAGCAGGCCGGCCGAGCCCCGCAGGACGTGCGTCGGCTCCTCAACATCGCCGGCACGTTCTCGGCCAGAGGGCGGGGCGAGCTCAACGGGCCGGCCGAGCAGTGGGTGCAGGAGCTGGCCGAGCTGGCGCTGGGCGAGGGCGTCAGCACCTTCATCCTCGCCAGCGACGACCCTGACGACCTGCGCCGGTTCGCCGGCGAGGTGGCCCCCGCGGTGCGCGAGCTGGTCACGGCCGAGCGCGACCGCAGCGCGGAGCCGGAGCGTACGCCGGAGCCGGAGCGTACGCCGGAGCCGGAGCTGGCACCGCAGCCGACGGCCGCGCCCCCGGTGCGGCCGAGCCGCGCAACCGTCACCGGCGGTGCCTTCGCTGTGGTGCCCACCCCCGACGATGGCGTGCGGCGCAGCGACCAGCAGGTCTGGGACGAGTCGACCCGACCCACCGGTCCCGCGCCCGATCCGAACCGCACCTACACCCCACACGAGCAGGCCACCGGTGCGCACCTGGTGCAGATCCACGACGGCCTGCGCGGCGAGCTGGCCCAGATTCACGATCTGATCGAGCAGGTGGCGGCCGGCGAGATCGACGCGGGTGCGGCACGGTCCCACATCAACACGATGACGATGCGGCAGAACCGGTGGACGCTGGGCGTCTACTGCGAGTCGTACTGCCGCATCGTCACCACCCACCACACGATCGAGGACCAGTCGTTCTTCCCCCGGCTGCGGGCGCGTGACCCCCGGCTCGGTCCGGTCGTCGACCGGCTCGAGCAGGAACACCACGTCATCCACGACGTACTGGAGGGTGTCGACCGGGCCCTGGTCGCATACGTCGGATCCCCGGACGGCCTCGCCGAGTTGCGGGCGGCGGTGGACCTGCTGACCGACGCCCTGCTGTCGCACCTCAGCTACGAGGAGCGTGAGCTGGTCGAGCCGTTGGCCCGGCTGGGCATCGCCTGA
- a CDS encoding ArsR/SmtB family transcription factor, whose protein sequence is MSLKNPYGDFEITEPQALRALAHPVRLAILDRLQRHGPATATGLSPHVGATPSVVSWHLRHLATFGLVADAEGTTSKRERWWQAAARGFRFTLPDDAEGQAAARQLRGEMFARTAEAPQQWLLHDEPRLDDEWRGLAGVADTRFVATPEELRQLEAAIEELLAPYVRRKEDDASPAGAQLVRMLRYLLPEPGDDDPAAS, encoded by the coding sequence ATGTCTCTCAAGAATCCGTACGGGGATTTCGAGATCACCGAGCCGCAGGCGCTGCGGGCGCTGGCCCACCCGGTGCGGCTGGCCATCCTCGACCGCCTCCAGCGGCACGGCCCGGCCACCGCCACCGGGCTCTCGCCGCACGTCGGCGCCACGCCCTCGGTGGTCAGTTGGCACCTGCGGCACCTCGCGACGTTCGGCCTGGTCGCCGACGCGGAGGGCACCACCAGCAAGCGCGAACGCTGGTGGCAGGCAGCCGCCCGGGGCTTTCGCTTCACGCTGCCCGACGACGCCGAGGGGCAGGCCGCGGCGCGTCAGCTGCGCGGCGAGATGTTCGCCCGGACCGCCGAGGCGCCACAGCAGTGGCTCCTGCACGACGAGCCCCGGCTGGACGACGAGTGGCGCGGGCTGGCCGGGGTGGCCGACACCCGATTCGTGGCCACCCCGGAGGAACTGCGGCAGCTGGAGGCCGCGATCGAGGAGTTGCTCGCCCCCTACGTGCGGCGCAAGGAGGACGACGCCTCGCCGGCCGGCGCCCAACTCGTCCGGATGCTGCGCTACCTCCTGCCCGAGCCCGGCGACGACGATCCGGCCGCGTCGTGA
- a CDS encoding MFS transporter, with translation MTATGTIAPPPALHRDRRFRTFWLSETISQFGDRISELALPLIAVTLLAATPVQVSVLTALIWLPNLLGLFLGAWVDQRTHKRRLLIIADLVRAAVLLSVPVAYLFDAITLSQLYLVALLTGVGAVLFAMARQAFFVALVPRSAYVDATSKLSMSRSLSFIAGPAVGGGLVQALSAPVAMVVDAVSFLGSALLLSRIPVTEPPPPPRRTSTLGLVREGLALVLRHPVLRAALGCTSTVNFFTFIISALLVLYASRELDLSAGAIGVAFGFGALGGLAGAALAPRISRAIGLGRTAMIGVVLFPAPLALTALVSGPTWTKVAMLAAIELVSSVGVMLMDVNLNALLTAVTPDDARGRRAGAYSAVNYGIRPLGALVGGALGTTIGLRPTLVVAGLGGVLAVFWLLMSPVRHIRTLDEPVS, from the coding sequence GTGACCGCCACCGGCACCATCGCGCCCCCGCCGGCCCTGCACCGCGACCGGCGGTTCCGCACCTTCTGGCTCAGCGAGACGATCTCCCAGTTCGGTGATCGGATCAGCGAACTGGCCCTGCCGCTGATCGCCGTCACCCTGCTCGCCGCGACGCCCGTGCAGGTCAGCGTCCTCACCGCGTTGATCTGGCTGCCCAACCTGCTGGGCCTGTTCCTGGGTGCCTGGGTGGACCAACGCACCCACAAGCGACGACTCCTGATCATCGCGGACCTGGTCCGCGCCGCAGTGCTGCTCAGCGTGCCGGTGGCCTACCTGTTCGACGCGATCACCCTCAGCCAGCTCTACCTGGTGGCACTGCTCACCGGCGTCGGAGCGGTGCTGTTCGCCATGGCGCGTCAGGCGTTCTTCGTCGCCCTGGTGCCGCGATCGGCGTACGTGGACGCGACCAGCAAGCTCAGCATGAGCCGGTCACTGTCCTTCATCGCCGGTCCAGCCGTCGGCGGTGGGCTGGTCCAGGCGCTCAGCGCGCCGGTCGCGATGGTCGTCGACGCGGTGTCCTTCCTCGGCTCCGCGCTGCTCCTCAGCCGCATCCCGGTAACCGAGCCGCCGCCACCGCCGCGTCGGACGTCCACTCTCGGCCTCGTTCGCGAAGGGCTCGCGCTGGTGCTGCGGCACCCGGTGCTGCGGGCCGCGCTCGGCTGCACCAGCACGGTCAACTTCTTCACCTTCATCATCAGTGCGCTGCTGGTGCTCTACGCCAGCCGCGAGCTCGACCTGTCGGCCGGCGCGATCGGCGTCGCCTTCGGCTTCGGAGCACTCGGCGGGCTCGCCGGCGCGGCGCTCGCCCCACGGATCTCGCGCGCCATCGGGCTGGGCCGTACCGCCATGATCGGCGTGGTGCTCTTTCCCGCGCCGCTGGCGCTGACCGCGCTGGTGTCCGGACCCACATGGACGAAGGTGGCCATGCTGGCGGCCATCGAGCTGGTCTCCAGCGTGGGGGTGATGCTGATGGACGTGAACCTGAACGCCCTCCTCACCGCCGTGACACCTGACGACGCGCGAGGACGCCGGGCAGGCGCCTACAGCGCCGTCAACTACGGCATCCGACCGCTTGGCGCGCTGGTCGGTGGTGCGTTGGGCACCACCATCGGGCTGCGGCCCACCCTGGTCGTCGCCGGCCTGGGCGGCGTGCTCGCCGTGTTCTGGTTGCTCATGTCGCCGGTGCGCCACATCAGGACCCTCGACGAACCGGTCTCCTGA
- a CDS encoding alpha/beta fold hydrolase encodes MADYVLVAGAWLGSWAWADVVSPLRAAGHGTHPLTLSGLADKRGVPAGQQTHVQDIVDEIERRDLRDVVLVGHSYSGIPVGQAAERIGDRLTRVVFVDSEVPVDGESFASGWWQGQAAFEALITDDGYWPPLGAAEFDGQGLTEEQVTRLVEGSTGHPAATLTEPAVLTGALGDLPATYIKCLLDGPEPNDTVAKLLTSDRWRLVTMATGHWPMFSQPTELARLLLAEAA; translated from the coding sequence ATGGCTGATTACGTGTTGGTGGCGGGGGCATGGCTCGGGTCGTGGGCATGGGCCGACGTGGTGTCGCCACTTCGGGCTGCCGGCCACGGCACTCACCCACTGACCCTCTCCGGCCTCGCCGACAAACGGGGCGTGCCGGCTGGGCAGCAGACCCACGTGCAGGACATTGTCGACGAGATCGAGCGCCGGGACCTGCGCGACGTGGTGCTGGTCGGGCACAGCTATTCGGGCATCCCGGTGGGTCAGGCCGCCGAGCGGATCGGCGACCGCTTGACCAGGGTGGTATTCGTCGACTCGGAGGTGCCGGTCGACGGCGAGTCGTTCGCGTCGGGTTGGTGGCAGGGTCAGGCGGCGTTCGAGGCGCTGATTACCGACGACGGTTACTGGCCGCCGCTCGGTGCGGCCGAGTTCGACGGTCAGGGGCTCACCGAGGAGCAGGTGACACGGCTCGTCGAGGGCTCCACTGGGCATCCGGCTGCCACGCTGACCGAGCCGGCCGTGTTGACCGGCGCACTGGGTGACCTCCCGGCGACGTACATCAAGTGCCTGCTCGACGGGCCTGAGCCCAACGACACCGTGGCCAAGCTGCTGACCAGCGACCGCTGGCGGCTGGTCACGATGGCGACCGGCCACTGGCCGATGTTCTCTCAGCCCACCGAGCTGGCCCGGTTGCTCTTGGCCGAAGCCGCCTGA